One Gemmatimonas sp. DNA window includes the following coding sequences:
- a CDS encoding ATP-binding protein translates to MAGEAAASAGFSTCEVDAPPRPGAWGTARSVTMGQTGRPSRMRTPAVFRSRSLRQQFAITIALVSVVSVLLAAGMLTARATAHRRDARRLYLAESADAVCRATDAYLDKYVASIRTLADATPPSALLGAGATRSSRPVIGASLARFHSARAGFLTVLAARGDGVIVAAHGHGIRPDIAVSGASSNVSDRDYFRTAIRTGTPFISDAFRGRGFGADAIVAISAPIRDSAGVATGIVEGSLDLRAFGAEAGPFTSNRNLAFLIVDRAARVVHATEGARFPLLTRPLGDPLFVALGAVGGVAMPPVQQPSPSMVVELPINGHVTWGAACITRYGWRVIARLEPSALQRDQRELLALGGVVALVACMASMLIAGWTASRIAKPLTAVTTAVGIGARVAGDPNHVGYPPSTRRTSARTVLGTTHPDAAWEIVALAEHLDERLARAERAEREMQHELTRREHVIAQRTQELSDTNRSLADSERELRALFAAMNDVVLVLDAQGTFLRVIPTAPDLLYRPRDEVIGKRLHEIFPVEQADRFLATVQRVIETQQAQSLDYTLELAHGLTWFESTASPLADGTVLWVARDTTAVAVARTALEESERQHRMLIETAPDIIYRTDTDGRIVFVNAAASAILGLPNADILGAHFSALVQPDAVQVLTAFYQDQIRERVEVTYREVPCISRDGREVWVGQHVRLMVERERVVGMHAVARDITAQHAIERAKDDFVSLVSHELRTPLTSIKGSLALLASGRIETLSPTAQRLLAMASQNADRLVRMVNGILDLQRLDSQPASATICREALAPVLHEAANAVRGIADAELVTVHVDDCTGDAWIDRDRMVQVLVNLLGNAIKFSHPGGIVTLSAVREHGHWHIDVRDHGCGIPVGELERIFERFHQVDASDARAHAGSGLGLSICRQIVAQHAGHITATSELQHGSVFTVTLPCDSLHAETAHPSPSMAGASA, encoded by the coding sequence ATGGCGGGCGAAGCTGCGGCATCGGCCGGCTTCAGCACGTGCGAGGTGGATGCTCCGCCGCGCCCTGGTGCGTGGGGAACCGCGCGCTCGGTGACGATGGGACAAACGGGTCGTCCCTCCCGTATGCGCACACCGGCCGTCTTTCGATCGCGATCGCTGCGACAACAGTTCGCGATCACGATCGCGCTGGTGAGTGTCGTATCAGTGTTGCTCGCCGCCGGCATGCTGACCGCGCGCGCGACGGCCCACCGCCGCGACGCGCGTCGCCTCTATCTAGCGGAGAGCGCCGACGCGGTATGCCGAGCGACCGATGCGTATCTGGACAAATACGTGGCCAGCATCCGCACTCTCGCTGACGCGACTCCCCCCTCAGCCTTGCTCGGCGCGGGCGCCACGCGGTCGTCTCGTCCGGTCATCGGCGCGAGTCTCGCGCGGTTCCACAGCGCGCGCGCGGGATTCCTGACCGTCCTCGCCGCGCGTGGGGATGGTGTGATCGTGGCCGCGCACGGACACGGTATCCGACCCGACATAGCGGTATCGGGCGCATCGAGCAACGTGTCCGATCGCGACTACTTTCGTACGGCGATACGAACGGGGACGCCCTTTATATCCGACGCGTTTCGCGGGCGTGGCTTTGGCGCCGACGCGATTGTCGCCATCTCGGCGCCGATCCGAGACTCGGCAGGAGTCGCTACCGGCATTGTTGAAGGGTCACTCGACCTGCGTGCGTTCGGCGCGGAAGCCGGTCCCTTCACGAGCAACCGGAACCTTGCGTTCCTTATTGTCGACCGCGCCGCGCGCGTCGTACACGCCACTGAGGGCGCACGCTTTCCGTTACTGACGCGACCGCTGGGTGATCCGCTCTTCGTGGCCCTCGGCGCCGTTGGCGGCGTGGCCATGCCACCTGTTCAGCAGCCATCCCCCTCGATGGTGGTAGAGCTGCCGATCAACGGACACGTCACGTGGGGCGCCGCATGTATTACGCGCTACGGCTGGCGCGTGATAGCACGTCTCGAACCGTCAGCCCTCCAACGCGATCAACGCGAACTGTTGGCGCTCGGTGGAGTCGTGGCGCTCGTCGCGTGCATGGCCTCAATGCTGATTGCCGGTTGGACGGCCAGCCGTATCGCAAAGCCGCTCACGGCGGTGACGACCGCCGTCGGCATCGGGGCCCGCGTCGCGGGTGACCCGAACCACGTTGGTTACCCGCCGTCTACTCGGCGAACAAGCGCGCGTACCGTGCTCGGTACCACGCATCCCGATGCAGCGTGGGAGATTGTGGCCTTGGCGGAGCACTTGGACGAGCGGTTGGCGCGTGCGGAACGCGCCGAGCGCGAGATGCAACACGAACTCACGCGTCGTGAGCACGTCATTGCCCAGCGCACGCAGGAGCTCTCAGATACCAATCGGTCCCTCGCCGACAGCGAACGCGAGTTACGCGCGCTCTTCGCCGCCATGAACGATGTGGTTTTGGTCCTCGACGCGCAGGGCACATTCCTGCGCGTCATCCCCACGGCGCCCGATCTGCTCTATCGGCCACGCGACGAGGTCATCGGCAAGCGCCTGCACGAGATCTTTCCGGTGGAGCAGGCCGATCGCTTCCTCGCGACGGTGCAGCGCGTAATCGAAACGCAACAGGCACAGTCGCTCGACTACACGCTTGAACTCGCGCACGGCCTTACGTGGTTTGAGAGCACCGCGTCGCCACTGGCCGACGGGACTGTGCTGTGGGTCGCGCGCGACACGACGGCCGTGGCGGTAGCGCGCACCGCGCTGGAAGAGAGCGAGCGCCAACACCGGATGCTGATCGAAACCGCTCCGGATATCATCTACCGCACAGATACTGACGGCCGCATTGTCTTCGTGAACGCCGCCGCATCGGCTATCCTCGGACTTCCCAACGCTGATATTCTTGGTGCGCACTTCAGCGCGTTGGTGCAGCCCGACGCGGTGCAGGTGCTCACCGCGTTCTATCAGGACCAGATTCGCGAGCGAGTCGAAGTGACCTATCGCGAGGTGCCCTGCATCTCGCGCGACGGGCGCGAGGTGTGGGTCGGCCAGCATGTGCGATTGATGGTGGAGCGGGAGCGCGTCGTGGGCATGCACGCTGTGGCGCGCGACATTACCGCGCAGCACGCGATTGAGCGCGCGAAGGACGACTTCGTGTCACTGGTGAGCCATGAACTGCGCACCCCGCTCACGTCGATCAAAGGCTCGCTCGCGCTCTTGGCGAGCGGGCGGATAGAGACGTTGTCCCCGACGGCACAGCGGCTGCTCGCGATGGCCAGTCAGAACGCCGATCGACTTGTGCGCATGGTGAACGGCATTCTCGATCTACAGCGCCTTGATTCACAGCCCGCCAGCGCCACCATTTGTCGCGAAGCACTTGCGCCGGTGCTGCACGAGGCCGCCAACGCCGTACGTGGCATCGCCGACGCCGAACTCGTAACCGTACATGTAGACGACTGTACCGGCGACGCGTGGATCGATCGAGATCGCATGGTGCAGGTACTCGTGAATTTACTCGGCAATGCGATCAAGTTCTCACACCCAGGCGGTATCGTCACACTTTCGGCGGTGCGCGAACACGGACACTGGCATATCGACGTCCGCGATCACGGTTGCGGTATTCCCGTTGGCGAACTGGAACGCATCTTCGAGCGCTTCCATCAAGTCGACGCATCGGACGCGCGGGCACACGCCGGCAGCGGACTGGGGCTATCGATCTGTCGTCAAATCGTGGCACAGCATGCCGGACACATTACCGCTACGAGCGAGCTTCAACACGGCAGCGTATTCACGGTCACCCTACCGTGCGACTCCCTGCACGCTGAGACCGCGCATCCGTCGCCGTCGATGGCGGGAGCATCCGCATGA
- a CDS encoding response regulator, whose translation MTRHVLIIDDDVDIRDLVQVSLELTANWRVSQAASGMDGIRLAQELEPDGILLDLMMPEMDGAATARALLAAQSHVPVLLFTAKHMDDAVVAAMPGVTATIAKPFDPLTFHLRVAEAFGWDEPW comes from the coding sequence ATGACACGACACGTCCTGATCATCGATGATGACGTCGACATCCGCGACTTGGTACAGGTCAGCCTCGAGCTCACGGCAAACTGGCGCGTGTCGCAAGCCGCCAGTGGGATGGACGGCATCCGTCTGGCTCAAGAGCTCGAGCCGGACGGCATTCTGCTGGATCTGATGATGCCGGAGATGGACGGTGCAGCGACGGCGCGCGCGCTACTCGCGGCGCAATCTCACGTACCGGTTCTTCTTTTTACGGCGAAGCACATGGACGACGCTGTCGTGGCAGCGATGCCCGGCGTCACCGCGACGATTGCCAAACCATTCGATCCACTCACATTCCACCTTCGGGTTGCGGAGGCCTTTGGCTGGGACGAGCCATGGTAA
- a CDS encoding response regulator has product MVTPSQRDDAALVRAVDAIWARSRSVMLAHVDCIEAAAASLLTAVLSMPERAEAQRAAHRLAGTVGTFGFHAASAIARELEVAFEACTPGDSVTVLRIAEQSLALRAALDAHVARTGAGHEDAALSSERERLSRHRGLVAWMVGADEERLGAIAVAAVASGATVIRQSAARLASDDGVDVPDLLFLTPSSEDAAADVGDGYAATVAHAAAWRSQYPQVLTVVLESRELESRGLCEVATRLAIVAADAFGPVPRCVNADDLLAFVQQRWQDRGQRVWTDVTATTATVGGTLVLLVSDDASILRPVAAALEPLGAEVVACDDALRLWELLPRLRPDLLILSLDTQGVDALLLLRLIREDVRWHRLPIVVLTGDATTARAAQCREIGADDVVADTATSAQLRRRVRRQLARAVATARGVSSTMLHRIDTRSQTLDVVGHEMQRATRSGMSLCCVLLQSESEPHAAAASGAEAESPATAPWLSQQLSRARRDGETASRVSLDTVLLTWRGVTKVEADARLTRLIRSSPSPHTVSVGCVERTAVHADARELLRDTERALWRPTVDLENTRWVGDDEAAGIVATRPIDVALIEDDPALAELLELTLGVAGHCVRRWTDGADVAAALCGPTPAVAARVILLDINLPTIDGLTLLRRLGASGVLRTSRVIVMSVRASEDEMLQAFAAGAFDFVAKPLSVPVLMQRVRRALAA; this is encoded by the coding sequence ATGGTAACGCCGTCTCAACGTGACGACGCGGCCTTGGTACGTGCCGTCGACGCCATTTGGGCGCGCTCCCGCAGTGTCATGCTGGCACACGTCGACTGCATCGAAGCAGCGGCTGCCAGTCTGCTGACTGCGGTACTCTCGATGCCAGAGCGGGCAGAGGCGCAGCGCGCGGCGCATCGGTTGGCGGGAACGGTCGGTACGTTCGGCTTCCATGCAGCGTCTGCGATTGCACGAGAACTTGAGGTCGCCTTCGAAGCGTGCACCCCCGGCGATTCCGTGACCGTGCTGCGCATCGCCGAGCAGTCGCTCGCCCTCCGTGCGGCGTTGGATGCGCACGTGGCGCGAACGGGCGCGGGCCACGAGGATGCCGCCTTGTCATCGGAACGCGAGCGTCTGTCGCGACACCGTGGTCTGGTGGCCTGGATGGTCGGTGCAGACGAGGAACGTCTTGGCGCGATCGCGGTCGCCGCGGTCGCGAGCGGCGCTACGGTCATCCGACAAAGCGCGGCGAGACTCGCGTCCGATGATGGTGTCGACGTTCCCGATCTCCTCTTTCTGACCCCATCGAGCGAGGATGCCGCGGCGGATGTCGGAGACGGCTATGCGGCGACCGTCGCTCATGCTGCCGCGTGGCGCTCGCAGTATCCTCAGGTCCTTACGGTCGTTCTCGAATCGCGCGAGCTCGAGTCGCGCGGACTCTGTGAGGTAGCGACGCGCCTCGCGATCGTCGCTGCGGATGCCTTCGGTCCGGTGCCTCGGTGCGTCAACGCGGATGACCTACTGGCCTTCGTGCAGCAGCGATGGCAGGATCGTGGGCAACGCGTGTGGACCGACGTCACGGCCACGACGGCAACCGTCGGAGGGACGCTTGTGCTCTTGGTGAGCGATGACGCCAGCATCCTGCGCCCAGTCGCAGCGGCGTTGGAGCCCCTCGGTGCTGAAGTCGTCGCTTGCGACGATGCGCTCCGGCTTTGGGAGCTGCTGCCGCGCCTTCGGCCCGATCTGTTGATTCTCAGCTTGGACACGCAGGGCGTCGATGCGTTGCTGCTCCTGCGTTTGATACGGGAGGATGTCCGTTGGCACCGGCTGCCGATTGTTGTGCTGACGGGCGATGCCACGACCGCACGTGCCGCCCAGTGTCGTGAGATTGGCGCTGACGATGTCGTGGCCGATACTGCGACCTCGGCGCAGCTCCGGCGACGCGTGCGTCGTCAGCTGGCGCGGGCAGTTGCCACCGCGCGAGGTGTGTCGAGCACGATGCTCCATCGCATTGACACCCGATCGCAGACGCTCGATGTCGTGGGGCACGAGATGCAACGCGCAACGCGGAGTGGGATGTCACTCTGCTGCGTACTTCTGCAATCCGAGTCGGAGCCGCACGCGGCCGCTGCGTCGGGTGCGGAAGCCGAGTCGCCGGCAACCGCTCCGTGGCTGTCGCAGCAACTGTCTCGGGCGCGTCGCGACGGGGAAACAGCATCCCGCGTTTCGCTGGATACGGTGCTGTTGACTTGGCGGGGCGTGACGAAGGTCGAAGCCGACGCGCGCCTGACCCGGCTGATCCGGTCATCACCTTCGCCGCATACCGTGTCGGTCGGATGCGTGGAGCGCACGGCGGTGCATGCTGATGCGCGGGAGCTGCTGCGCGACACCGAAAGGGCACTGTGGCGTCCGACTGTCGATCTCGAGAACACGCGGTGGGTGGGTGACGACGAGGCGGCCGGCATCGTAGCCACGCGTCCCATCGATGTCGCGCTGATCGAGGATGACCCCGCACTGGCCGAGCTACTGGAACTGACACTCGGCGTGGCGGGTCATTGCGTTCGCCGCTGGACGGACGGCGCCGACGTGGCCGCCGCCTTGTGCGGCCCGACGCCCGCCGTCGCTGCCCGCGTGATTCTGTTGGACATCAACCTGCCAACCATCGATGGACTGACGCTGCTGCGGCGACTCGGCGCATCGGGCGTACTCCGGACATCGCGCGTCATTGTCATGAGTGTCCGAGCCAGTGAGGACGAGATGCTGCAAGCGTTCGCGGCGGGGGCATTCGACTTTGTCGCGAAGCCACTCAGCGTCCCTGTCCTGATGCAGCGCGTTCGCCGCGCGCTGGCCGCATGA
- a CDS encoding HEAT repeat domain-containing protein — protein MTASHVHLLQLALRAEALIVSVLVLLLIAAVTFRRHRASHDVRQLAEGRVRLARALQRGDIVTTQIWLIRQSPRIQLALCREFVRTVRGAARRDVQGLALRLGLLSRAATDVGSRWWMLRLRGVRVLGALAVPGFEEALCRAAQQDAHAAVREAAVDWSAAARGSVYAPEDHGPTVTGHATIHRADVEVATRELTHPHSDVRSCAIRVLAALEHWPAAPTVYALLDDADFGVRREAAQALARFGAPGCLMLRRALAHSSEQARDAARHVLDVHQCRTHHANTYHPSLREAR, from the coding sequence ATGACGGCCTCACACGTACACCTCCTTCAGCTGGCTCTCCGCGCGGAGGCACTGATCGTCTCCGTCCTGGTGCTCCTGCTGATCGCCGCCGTGACCTTCCGTCGTCACCGTGCGAGTCACGACGTACGACAGCTTGCTGAAGGTCGCGTGCGACTGGCACGTGCGTTGCAACGCGGAGACATAGTTACGACGCAGATTTGGCTGATCAGACAGTCGCCGCGGATTCAGCTCGCGCTCTGCCGTGAGTTCGTACGAACTGTGCGCGGCGCGGCACGTCGCGACGTGCAGGGACTGGCGCTGCGCTTGGGACTCTTGTCACGAGCCGCCACCGACGTTGGGAGCCGATGGTGGATGCTCCGCCTGCGGGGAGTCCGCGTGCTCGGCGCATTGGCGGTGCCAGGGTTCGAGGAGGCGCTTTGTCGCGCCGCACAGCAGGATGCCCACGCGGCCGTTCGCGAGGCCGCCGTCGACTGGAGCGCTGCCGCGCGCGGGTCGGTGTACGCGCCGGAGGATCACGGGCCCACAGTCACCGGGCACGCCACGATACATCGTGCTGACGTCGAAGTCGCCACCCGCGAGCTGACGCACCCGCACAGCGACGTGCGATCGTGTGCGATCCGCGTGCTGGCCGCGCTCGAGCATTGGCCTGCGGCGCCGACCGTGTACGCGCTTCTCGACGATGCCGACTTCGGCGTGCGACGTGAGGCGGCACAGGCGCTCGCCCGATTCGGTGCTCCCGGTTGTCTCATGTTGCGTCGTGCGCTCGCGCATTCGTCGGAACAGGCGCGTGATGCTGCCCGCCATGTCCTCGACGTGCACCAGTGCCGAACGCACCACGCAAACACGTACCACCCGTCACTTCGTGAGGCGCGGTGA
- a CDS encoding glycosyltransferase — protein sequence MSSPFAPRISVIAPAFNEATTIEASVRALMSLDYPNLELIVVNDGSTDHTIEVLCTAFTLVPVHPLIERRLSSSVVHGVYHSLSHPHLLVVDKVQGGKSDAMNVGIDLAAGALFCAIDSDTLVEAGALTRLVRPLVDDPSVVAVGGMLRVLNAAHVRGTSIRDVHVSPRWLVGVQTVEYLRAFFLARMGWNRLGGDLIVSGAFGLFRVAAVRAAGGYAVGADGEDMELVVRLRRRGAEQRLPVRVQFVPDAVAWTEVPEHLPSVASQRRRWHRGLAETLWTHAAIIGRPRYGLAGMLAAPFYVVAELLGPVVEMIGAVAVIVSTAMRLIDFRIAALIFVFAYGIGVIVSVGAILLEESAAGRHAHWSDRARLLLWAVVEPLGYRQLTVLWRLQGLWQWMRGDRGWGTMVRREVASVTPLAITGLLFVLAAVAAGSHATVAHAQAAAPLRLSMEASVSRDRLTNGRAPWQEHAVEATLSRSVRTRLLLSLASLSRFDLHDVRLAMGGSLPISSRWTVGSEGATSTTGLVLPRLSVEGWVHRRLRDAWGIQATALMRAYTTTRVHRYALEVDRYVGPYRVAYTYGVSTLDGRSRRGVHRMVASAVSASGSQLSLAATTGQEVEFVGADAPQALVVREADIQFRQRVHSRWLVAATMGVEAHGVLYTRAFSRLALRYQPSPVLVGRARLGVGAPRE from the coding sequence ATGTCATCACCGTTTGCACCGCGCATCAGTGTAATCGCCCCGGCGTTCAACGAGGCGACAACCATCGAGGCCTCGGTACGCGCACTGATGTCGCTGGACTATCCAAATCTCGAGCTGATTGTCGTCAACGACGGCTCCACCGATCACACGATCGAGGTGCTTTGCACCGCGTTCACTCTTGTGCCCGTCCATCCGCTCATCGAGCGTCGACTCTCGTCCAGCGTGGTGCACGGCGTTTATCACTCGCTCTCGCATCCACACCTGCTCGTGGTGGACAAGGTCCAAGGCGGCAAGAGCGACGCCATGAACGTCGGCATCGACTTGGCGGCCGGCGCACTCTTCTGCGCAATCGATTCCGACACCCTCGTCGAAGCCGGCGCGCTGACGCGACTGGTGCGTCCGCTGGTCGACGATCCAAGCGTCGTCGCGGTCGGAGGGATGCTGCGCGTGCTGAACGCTGCGCACGTGCGCGGCACGTCAATCCGCGACGTCCATGTGTCGCCTCGGTGGCTAGTCGGCGTCCAGACAGTGGAGTATCTCCGCGCATTCTTCCTTGCGCGCATGGGGTGGAATCGCCTGGGCGGCGATCTGATCGTCTCCGGGGCATTCGGACTGTTTCGAGTCGCTGCAGTGCGCGCGGCCGGTGGCTACGCCGTGGGTGCAGACGGCGAGGATATGGAGCTGGTGGTCCGTCTTCGTCGTCGCGGCGCTGAACAGCGCTTGCCTGTGCGCGTGCAGTTCGTTCCCGATGCGGTGGCGTGGACCGAAGTTCCGGAGCATCTACCGTCAGTTGCGAGCCAACGACGACGGTGGCACCGGGGACTCGCGGAGACACTCTGGACGCACGCCGCGATCATCGGGCGACCGCGCTACGGATTGGCAGGGATGCTCGCCGCGCCTTTCTACGTGGTTGCGGAGCTTCTCGGGCCCGTCGTTGAAATGATCGGCGCGGTTGCCGTGATCGTCTCCACGGCAATGAGGCTCATCGACTTTCGCATCGCCGCGCTGATCTTCGTGTTTGCTTACGGGATCGGCGTCATCGTGAGTGTGGGTGCGATTCTTCTGGAGGAATCAGCCGCTGGCCGGCATGCCCATTGGTCGGACCGGGCACGTTTGCTCCTCTGGGCCGTCGTCGAGCCCTTGGGCTATCGGCAACTCACGGTGCTCTGGCGCCTGCAGGGATTGTGGCAATGGATGCGTGGCGATCGTGGCTGGGGCACGATGGTCCGGCGCGAAGTCGCGTCCGTCACGCCGCTCGCGATCACGGGCTTGCTCTTCGTGCTGGCCGCGGTTGCGGCTGGCAGCCACGCCACCGTCGCACACGCACAGGCGGCCGCACCCCTGCGACTAAGTATGGAGGCATCGGTTTCGCGAGATCGTCTCACGAACGGTCGCGCGCCGTGGCAAGAGCACGCGGTTGAGGCGACCCTGTCCCGCTCTGTACGCACGCGCCTACTCCTGAGCTTGGCGTCGCTGTCGCGATTCGATCTTCACGATGTCCGATTGGCGATGGGAGGTTCGTTGCCGATCTCGTCGCGATGGACGGTTGGGAGTGAGGGCGCGACGAGTACCACTGGCTTGGTGCTTCCCCGACTGTCCGTCGAGGGGTGGGTACATCGGCGCCTTCGTGACGCGTGGGGTATACAGGCCACCGCGCTGATGCGCGCCTACACGACGACCCGCGTGCATCGCTATGCCCTCGAGGTCGATCGATACGTGGGCCCGTACCGCGTCGCCTACACGTATGGCGTGTCGACACTCGACGGCCGCTCACGCCGGGGCGTGCATCGCATGGTCGCGTCGGCAGTGTCCGCCAGCGGGAGTCAGCTCTCGCTCGCCGCCACCACGGGTCAGGAGGTGGAGTTTGTCGGGGCCGACGCGCCGCAAGCGCTGGTGGTACGCGAGGCCGACATCCAGTTTCGCCAGCGTGTCCATTCGCGGTGGCTGGTGGCGGCGACGATGGGAGTCGAAGCGCATGGGGTGCTTTACACGCGCGCTTTTAGTCGGTTGGCGTTACGATATCAGCCATCCCCGGTGCTAGTCGGTCGCGCGCGCCTCGGAGTCGGGGCGCCTCGCGAGTGA
- a CDS encoding catalase translates to MPKKSVSGSKSPSRNSSHSQDAQSAHAQEVQQLAAAMPNNPNTAREYGRDHAMAPSAGPHHAPPSLTTTASTLSEANTTAKSGDALALARAVADGQRLTTNQGVPVSDNQHSLKAGLRGPALLQDFILREKITHFDHERIPERIVHARGSAAHGVFEAYESLAEITRAAPFAAAGKQTPVFVRFSTVAGERGSVDTARDARGFAVKFYTDEGNWDLVGNNIPVFFIQDAMKFPDLVHSVKPEPHHGMPQAASAHDTFWDFVSLMPESTHMLMWVMSDRGIPRSYRMMQGFGVHSYRFVNAAGDSQFVKFHWSPMLGTHSLVWDEAVKLAGADADFHRRDLWDAIESGEYPQWELGVQLFTEAEAEQFSFDVLDATKLIPEELVPVRPIGRLTLNRNPDNFFAETEQVAFCTAHVVPGIDFSNDPLLAGRIHSYVDTQISRLGGPNFHEIPINAPLAPVHNNQRDGMHRQAIHRGRVSYEPNSLGGGCPYQAGAQGFVSFPQPVADDTLRGKPEKFAEHYAQARLFFDSQTEVEQRHIIAGFRFELSKVTVPAIRERMVASLVNVSDILARAVADGLRMPVPAALPRATESAVAPEVTNSPALSLTARPGQVVVRTRRVALLAADGVHGASITALRTALTQAGAQLRVIGLTLGAVTTSDDAKMDADGSMETSPSVLFDGMVIPDGEEAVAALLADARTLDFVKEQYRHCKSIMAIGAGHAVLDACGVPESLPTGRPDPGLIFASATSVGSDSEQFVAALAQHRHFERDSDPPRI, encoded by the coding sequence ATGCCCAAGAAATCCGTCTCAGGATCGAAGTCGCCCTCACGGAACAGCTCGCATTCGCAGGACGCGCAATCGGCGCACGCGCAGGAGGTGCAGCAGCTCGCCGCCGCCATGCCGAACAACCCGAATACCGCACGCGAGTACGGCCGCGATCACGCCATGGCTCCGTCTGCTGGTCCGCATCATGCGCCGCCCTCGCTGACCACAACCGCCAGTACGCTGTCGGAAGCCAACACGACGGCGAAGTCCGGTGACGCCTTGGCGCTCGCCCGGGCCGTTGCCGATGGCCAGCGCCTCACGACCAATCAGGGCGTGCCGGTTTCCGACAATCAACATTCGTTGAAGGCGGGATTGCGCGGTCCGGCGCTGCTGCAGGACTTCATTCTGCGTGAGAAGATCACGCACTTCGATCATGAGCGCATTCCCGAGCGCATCGTGCATGCGCGGGGATCCGCCGCCCACGGCGTTTTCGAAGCGTATGAATCGCTCGCGGAGATCACACGAGCCGCGCCGTTCGCAGCGGCGGGCAAGCAGACCCCCGTCTTCGTCCGCTTCTCGACCGTAGCCGGTGAGCGCGGATCGGTGGATACGGCACGTGACGCGCGCGGCTTCGCCGTGAAATTCTATACGGACGAAGGAAACTGGGATCTGGTAGGGAATAACATTCCCGTCTTCTTCATTCAGGACGCCATGAAGTTTCCCGACCTGGTGCATTCAGTGAAGCCGGAGCCGCATCACGGGATGCCACAGGCCGCATCGGCCCACGACACCTTCTGGGACTTCGTGTCGCTGATGCCGGAATCGACCCACATGCTCATGTGGGTAATGTCCGATCGCGGTATTCCGCGCAGCTACCGGATGATGCAGGGCTTCGGCGTGCACAGCTATCGCTTCGTAAACGCCGCTGGCGACTCGCAGTTCGTAAAGTTTCATTGGTCACCGATGCTCGGTACACACTCACTGGTGTGGGACGAAGCCGTCAAGCTTGCCGGCGCCGACGCCGATTTTCATCGCCGCGATCTGTGGGATGCCATCGAGTCGGGCGAGTACCCACAATGGGAGCTCGGGGTGCAACTGTTCACGGAGGCCGAGGCGGAGCAATTCAGTTTCGACGTTCTTGATGCCACGAAGTTGATTCCCGAAGAACTGGTGCCGGTGCGGCCGATCGGACGGCTGACGCTGAACAGGAACCCCGACAACTTTTTCGCCGAGACGGAGCAGGTGGCCTTCTGTACCGCGCACGTCGTGCCCGGTATCGACTTCAGCAATGACCCACTGCTTGCCGGACGCATTCACTCGTACGTCGACACGCAAATCTCGCGACTGGGTGGTCCGAACTTTCACGAGATCCCCATTAATGCGCCTCTCGCGCCGGTCCACAACAACCAGCGCGACGGCATGCACCGGCAGGCGATCCATCGTGGGCGCGTGTCGTACGAGCCGAACTCGCTGGGCGGCGGCTGTCCGTATCAGGCCGGTGCGCAAGGGTTTGTGTCGTTCCCGCAGCCGGTCGCAGACGACACGCTGCGCGGCAAGCCCGAGAAGTTCGCCGAGCACTATGCGCAGGCGCGATTGTTCTTTGACAGTCAGACCGAAGTCGAGCAGCGCCACATCATTGCCGGCTTTCGGTTCGAGCTGTCGAAGGTAACGGTGCCCGCCATTCGCGAGCGAATGGTTGCATCGCTCGTGAATGTCTCCGACATCCTGGCGCGTGCCGTCGCCGATGGCCTCCGCATGCCGGTGCCGGCCGCGCTACCGCGCGCCACGGAGAGCGCGGTCGCGCCGGAGGTCACCAACTCACCCGCGCTCTCGCTGACGGCTCGGCCAGGGCAGGTGGTTGTTCGTACGCGCCGAGTGGCCCTACTGGCGGCCGATGGCGTGCACGGCGCCTCGATCACGGCGCTGCGCACTGCGCTCACCCAAGCCGGTGCGCAGCTCCGCGTGATCGGGCTGACCCTCGGTGCCGTGACGACCAGTGACGACGCAAAGATGGACGCCGATGGATCGATGGAAACGTCGCCGTCGGTGCTCTTCGACGGGATGGTGATTCCGGACGGGGAAGAGGCCGTGGCCGCACTACTGGCCGATGCCAGAACGCTGGATTTTGTGAAGGAGCAGTACCGACACTGCAAGTCGATCATGGCCATCGGCGCGGGTCACGCGGTGCTGGACGCCTGCGGCGTTCCGGAGTCGCTGCCCACTGGACGCCCAGATCCTGGGCTGATCTTTGCCAGCGCCACGTCCGTCGGCAGCGACAGCGAGCAGTTCGTCGCCGCGCTCGCCCAGCATCGACACTTCGAGCGCGACAGCGATCCTCCACGCATCTGA